One Salarias fasciatus chromosome 9, fSalaFa1.1, whole genome shotgun sequence DNA segment encodes these proteins:
- the fzd8a gene encoding frizzled-8a, with protein MDLFGIYLLLSVALLPRSSCTTAKEITCQEIAVPLCKGIGYNYTYMPNQFNHDTQDEAGLEVHQFWPLVEIQCSPDLKFFLCSMYTPICLEDYKKPLPPCRSVCERARAGCAPLMRQYGFPWPDRMKCDLLPVQGNPDTLCMDYNRTDSTTVSPVLSKPTNHPGRSYNPPKAKPGRPGVPGKHVPAAAPCEPGCKCLEPMVPVNTDRHPLYNRVKTGQIPNCAMPCHNPFFTHDERAFTAFWIGLWSVLCFVSTFATVATFLIDMERFKYPERPIIFLSACYMFVSVGYIVRLIAGHEKVACSRDFDTEHIHYETTGPALCTVVFLLIYFFGMASSIWWVILSLTWFLAAGMKWGNEAIASYSQYFHLAAWLIPSMKSIAVLALSSVDGDSVAGICYVGNQNLDNLRGFVLAPLVIYLFIGTMFLLAGFVSLFRIRSVIKQGGTKTDKLEKLMIRIGIFTVLYTVPATIIVACYFYEQHNRTGWEVTHTCANCLLERERSSPDYAVFMLKYFMCLLVGITSGVWIWSGKTLDSWRTFCTRCCWGSKGTSGSMYSDVSTGLTWRSGTASSVSCPKQMPLSQV; from the coding sequence ATGGACCTGTTTGGGATCTACCTGCTCCTCTCAGTCGCTCTCCTTCCCCGATCCAGCTGCACCACGGCCAAGGAGATCACCTGCCAGGAGATCGCCGTGCCGCTGTGCAAAGGGATCGGCTACAACTACACCTACATGCCCAACCAGTTCAACCACGACACGCAGGACGAGGCAGGGCTGGAGGTGCACCAGTTCTGGCCTCTGGTGGAGATCCAGTGCTCCCCGGACCTCAAGTTCTTCCTGTGCAGCATGTACACCCCGATCTGCCTGGAGGACTACAAGAAGCCGCTTCCCCCGTGCCGGAGCGTGTGCGAGCGCGCCCGGGCCGGCTGCGCGCCGCTCATGCGGCAGTACGGCTTCCCGTGGCCGGACCGGATGAAGTGCGACCTGCTGCCGGTGCAGGGGAACCCGGACACGCTGTGCATGGACTACAACCGGACCGACTCCACCACCGTGTCCCCGGTGCTGTCCAAACCCACCAACCACCCCGGGAGGAGTTACAACCCGCCCAAAGCCAAGCCCGGCAGACCCGGCGTGCCCGGGAAGCACGTCCCGGCCGCCGCGCCGTGCGAGCCGGGCTGCAAGTGTCTGGAGCCCATGGTGCCTGTGAACACCGACCGCCACCCGCTGTACAACCGGGTCAAGACCGGGCAGATCCCCAACTGTGCCATGCCGTGCCACAACCCCTTCTTTACGCACGACGAGCGCGCCTTCACCGCCTTCTGGATCGGGCTCTGGTCCGTGCTGTGCTTCGTGTCCACCTTCGCCACCGTGGCCACGTTCCTCATCGACATGGAGCGCTTCAAGTACCCGGAGAGACCCATCATCTTCCTGTCCGCCTGCTACATGTTCGTGTCGGTGGGCTACATCGTGCGCCTGATCGCCGGGCACGAGAAGGTGGCGTGCAGCCGCGACTTCGACACGGAGCACATCCACTACGAGACCACCGGGCCCGCGCTCTGCACCGTGGTCTTCCTGCTCATCTACTTCTTCGGCATGGCCAGCTCCATCTGGTGGGTCATCCTGTCGCTCACCTGGTTCCTGGCGGCGGGGATGAAGTGGGGGAACGAGGCGATCGCGAGCTACTCGCAGTACTTCCACCTGGCCGCCTGGCTCATCCCCAGCATGAAGTCCATCGCGGTGCTCGCGCTCAGCTCCGTGGACGGCGACTCGGTGGCCGGCATCTGCTACGTGGGGAACCAGAACCTGGACAACCTGCGGGGCTTCGTGCTGGCCCCGCTGGTCATTTACCTCTTCATCGGCACCATGTTCCTCCTGGCCGGGTTCGTGTCGCTGTTCCGGATCCGCAGCGTCATCAAGCAGGGCGGCACCAAGACGGACAAGCTGGAGAAGCTGATGATCCGGATCGGCATCTTCACGGTGCTCTACACGGTGCCGGCCACCATCATCGTCGCGTGCTACTTCTACGAGCAGCACAACAGGACGGGCTGGGAGGTTACGCACACCTGCGCCAACTGCCTGCTGGAGCGCGAGCGCAGCAGTCCGGACTATGCAGTTTTCATGCTGAAGTACTTCATGTGCCTTCTGGTGGGCATCACCTCCGGGGTGTGGATCTGGTCCGGGAAGACCCTGGACTCGTGGAGGACGTTCTGCACCCGCTGCTGCTGGGGCAGCAAGGGCACGAGCGGCTCCATGTACAGCGACGTGAGCACGGGACTGACGTGGAGGTCGGGCACGGCCAGCTCCGTGTCCTGCCCCAAGCAGATGCCGCTGTCCCAGGTTTga
- the LOC115394801 gene encoding ATP-sensitive inward rectifier potassium channel 15-like — translation MAGRKSAVLRRIVNKDGHNNVRIDNVEGMVKLYLHDIWTTVVDMKWRYKLTLFASTFIMTWFIFGVIFYFIGMGNGDFEPGLSSNHTPCVLNVQTLTGAFLFSLESQTTIGYGFRCISEECPLAIFTLVAQLVITGLAEIFVTGAFLAKLARPKKRAETIKFSQSAVVCRRRGQLCLMLRVANMRKSLLIQCQLTGKLFQSNVTEEGEKTQIHQSSVDFHMDSSGECPFLILPLAFYHVLDERSPLSGLTAGNLLTRDFELLVTLNATMESTAATCQSRTSYVPQEILWGYEFMPVLFSTPSGRYVADFKFFDKVQASNDPAFVSNNTEKLKLEEDYKKE, via the coding sequence ATGGCCGGCAGGAAGTCGGCGGTCCTGAGGAGGATCGTCAACAAGGACGGCCACAACAACGTGCGCATCGACAACGTGGAGGGCATGGTGAAGCTGTACCTGCACGACATCTGGACCACGGTGGTGGACATGAAGTGGCGCTACAAGCTCACCCTCTTCGCCTCCACCTTCATCATGACCTGGTTCATCTTCGGGGTCATCTTCTACTTCATCGGCATGGGGAACGGCGACTTCGAGCCGGGCCTGAGCTCCAACCACACGCCCTGCGTTCTGAACGTGCAGACGCTGACGGGGGCCTTCCTCTTCTCGCTGGAGTCTCAGACCACCATCGGCTACGGCTTCCGCTGCATCTCCGAGGAGTGCCCGCTGGCCATCTTCACCCTGGTGGCCCAGCTCGTCATCACCGGCCTGGCCGAGATCTTCGTCACCGGCGCCTTCCTGGCCAAGCTGGCGCGGCCCAAGAAGCGGGCGGAGACCATCAAGTTCAGCCAGTCGGCGGTGGTGTGCCGGCGCCGGGGCCAGCTGTGCCTGATGCTGAGGGTGGCCAACATGAGGAAGAGCCTGCTCATCCAGTGCCAGCTGACGGGGAAGCTGTTCCAGTCCAACGTGACGGAGGAGGGCGAGAAGACGCAGATCCACCAGAGCTCGGTGGACTTCCACATGGACTCCAGCGGCGAGTGCCCGTTCCTCATCCTGCCTCTCGCCTTCTACCACGTCCTGGACGAGCGCAGCCCCCTGTCCGGCCTGACGGCGGGGAACCTGCTCACCCGCGACTTCGAGCTGCTCGTCACCCTCAACGCCACCATGGAGTCCACGGCGGCCACGTGTCAGAGCCGCACCTCCTACGTCCCGCAGGAGATCCTGTGGGGCTACGAGTTCATGCCGGTGCTGTTCAGCACGCCCAGCGGCCGCTACGTCGCCGACTTCAAGTTCTTCGACAAAGTGCAGGCGAGCAACGACCCGGCGTTTGTCAGCAACAACACggagaagctgaaactggaggaggactacaaGAAGGAGTAA